The stretch of DNA TAAAGATGCAAGGTGTATTCCAAGAAGGGAAAGAAGTTGTAAAAAATGAACGCGGTGCTCAAACAATTGAATGGGTAGCATTAGCGGTAGTTATTCTTTTCTTAATGGCTGCGGTAGCGACAGCGATGAGTGGGCAAGGAGGCAATCTTGCGCAGTCTATTGTAAGTAAAATATCGGAGTTAATTAATAAAGTAGGTCAGTAATAAGCTAAAAGGAGGACGTTATGAAATATCTTTCCATTATTCTTCTTGCCGTTTTCATCATTGTTGGGTGTTCGAATGAACAGGCAGAAACCAACGATAACGATACTCCAATACAAGAAGAACCAATAAAAGAAGTAGTTCAGGATTCAATAGAAGAAGACCAAGAAGTAGAAGAAACTGTCGATGAAAATGAAGAGAGTCAAATTACATGGGAAGAAATTAGGGCGACTCCAGCTTTCCCTTCCTCTATAGAGGATTTAGTCCATTATCCAGTCGGTTTGTTTCCTTCTACTGCTGAAGATTTTGATTTAGAAGGACTAAAAGAACATGTTCTTCAGATGCCGAAGCTAGAGGAAAATGCAACTGAAAAGGATTTGTATGATTTTGCAAAATATATTTATAGTCTTCTTCAAGGATCAAAAGAGGACCCGAGACCAATTGTGCAATCAATTGCTATGTTAAACAGCGATAATCCAGACAAAATAGCATCTCCTGACATTCAAAAGGAACAATATAACGTTTTAATCGCGTTAGATGCTAGTGGAAGTATGGGACATTACTTAGGAAACGAGACAAGAATGGAAATTGCAAAGGCAGCAATTAAAGAATTCGCAGCTAGTTTACCAGAAGATGCGAATGTTGGATTAAGAGTATATGGACATGAAGGAACGGGTTCCAATAGTGATAAAGAGCTTTCCTGTAGCGCTAACGAGCTTCTGTACGGTTTTACACCTTATAACGAATCGGAGTTAAATTCAGTACTAGACCCGATTCATCCAGCAGGATGGACACCGTTAGCGAATGCTTTAGAACTAGCTGGTAAGGATTTAGAAGCGTTTGCGGAAGAAAATAGCCGCAACATCATATACTTCGTCAGTGACGGGATAGAAACATGTGGTGGGGACGCTGTTAAAGTAGGAGAACAATTAAAAAACTTAAATGTTGAAACAGTTGTCAATATTATTGGTTTTGCAGTTGAAAAAGATGAGAGTGCTAGTTTGAAGACAGTTGCAGATGCTGCTGGGGGAACCTATTCGGATGCTCGCAATCAGCAACAATTAAAGTCTGAGTTTGACCGTGCTTTACGAGAAGCATATGAATGGCAAAGTTGGAAAGTTAAAAGTCAGGGCGAAACACTTTACGAGAAAAATAGAAATGATATCGATATACGCTCTTGGAGAAATAGACTTTATTTGACTACCCCAGGTACGGTTAATAGATTTAATGAAAGCTTATGGCACTTAAAAAATCATAGTTACATAAGCGAAGAGCAACGAATTCGTTTAGATGAAATCATAAAAGATGTTATTGCTAATGAAGTAACGATGATGGATGAATATATGGAGTTTTTATTATCCGTTAATGAGGAAGATTTCGCGCAAAAATGGGAAGAGATAGAAAACATCTATAATTCAAACACAAACTAAGAAAACGGGTTGGTTTACCCCAACCTGTTTTTCTCTCAACTGTTTAATTGGGCTACAACTTTCCTAATTACACTCCTTGTAATCGAGTTAAACGGTTGATTTTACACTAAAAAGTAATGGGGTAATGAGCATGAGTCTACTTAAACAAGCAATTTCAATTTATATAGAAAACTTCGAAAGGATACTATTATTAGCTTTTACGATCCTTTTGCCGTTTTTATTGTTTCATGGAGCGATTTCGAACTATGTTTTTTATTTAGTGGCAGATACACCTGCACAATTCTATGGCGATTTTAGCAATTTATATTTAATGATGATTTTTTATTTGTTTGTACAAATACCGTTTATCCAGCTAACGAAAAGTGACCAAGAAGGGGAAGAGGCAGTAGTAAAGAAGTCGTACATATCCTTTCTGAAGTATAGCTCCAGTGTGTTTTTGTTCGGAGTAGTGTTTATTACCTCGGTATTGTTAGGGATGGTACTCTTCGTAATTCCAGGCATTATTATTTTATTGTTTTTCTACTTTACACCTTATGTAGCAGTTTATAATGAACGTTCTGTATGGAAATCTATGAAAACAGCTTTCCAAGTTGCAAAGAAAAACATGATGAAATTAATAAGCTTATTGCTTGTTATTGCATTAATAGAAGGAGTCTTAAGTAGTCTTTTGATGCAAGTAGTATCTTTGTTTTCTTTAAATTATTTCGTCATTTTATTTCCACAACTACTATTGAATATGATGTTGCTGCCTTTATTCGTCATCTTTACTAGTCTATGTTATGACAAATGGGCAAAAGACTTATATAGTACGAGGATACAAAACAGTAATGCCTTTGTGGGAATAGAAAGTAAATAAAAATAGTAAAGGCAATCAGGAGGAAAAACCGATGTCTTTTATAAAAAAAATTTCAAAAAAAGAAGATGGCTCTGCGACAATTGAGTTTTTAGCAATTGTACCATTAATGCTGCTAATTATGATGATTTTTTGGCAAATGCTTGTTAGTGGCTATGGGGTCATTGTAGCACAATCAGCTGCAAACGAAGCTGCAAAAGCATATGCATTGTCAGGTAATGAAGTGGACGCAAAGGATGCAGCAAAGCAAATATTAGGGACGTCAGGTAACGTGAAGTATGTTAGTGCAAGTATTCCTTCACACGGTGCTTCGAAAAATTTTACCGTTACTGTTGATACGAAAATAGACTTAGTGTTTATTCCGAAAAAAATTATGAACCCGCCACCTTCTATTACCTTTTCTCGGTCAGTAAAAGGAAGGGTGTTAGATTAAATGAAGAAAATTTTGAAAGAGGAACGTGGAAACACCATGCTCTTAACATTAGGGATGGTGTTTGTGATGGCTCTAATGTTAGTTGTTATTCTTAATTTTGCAAATGTGTTTGTTGTAAAAGAAGTTGCCTCTTCTAACGCTGAACAAGCAAGTTTAGTTGGAGCCTCCTTAGTTGTCGAAAAACTAAAGGAAGAAATCGAGAATTACGAAGATTCACTATTAGGTTTAATAGAAGAAGTTGTTGATGAAACGATAACTGAAAAAATTGAAAATCGAAAAAATGAAATTAAATACGAAACAAACTGGCTAGCGCATGAGCTAGAACTAAAAGCAATGAACGATGTGTTAGAAAAAGAGTTAAGAGACGGCAATATTGTGCTAAGAGGATATATTATAACGGCTCTAAACCGAGCAACGAATGAAATTCCTCACTTAGTACAATCGAATATCGTAGCAAACAAAGGGGAAGTAGGGGGAACAAGAATCCGTTTTAATTCGGATTATCGGTTAGAAGTAGAAACATACGTAGAATTCTCGATGATAAAGATGGAAAATTTCGTGAGTGATGATAAACAGAAAGTAAAACAATCGGGAGAAAGTCCAAGTTTTTCATTTTTAAAGGAACTGCCTTTTTATAGTTGGAGTTATACGTTTCCGTAGATAAGATAAGTAAATTTTTTCGAAGCAAAGGGGGATAAAAAATGAAACAATTAAAACGGATATTCTTTTTACTGGCCGCGATGGTTGTCTTTTTCATGTCTAATTCTGTACCTCTAGTAGCGCTTGCCAACAGTTGGACACCTGCACCGTTAACACCAGGGAATTGGGAAGTAGATCCGTGGAAGGTAGACGATTGGACTCCGCCGACGTTAAATACACCTGAGTTGAACACACCTGAATTAAATACACCTCAGTTGAGTAATCCTGAATGGCAAATACCGTTATGGAATACACAAGAGTGGAGTTTACCGCCTTGGGCAGTGGGACCTTTAAATCCAGATAATATTACACCGCCAGAATGGAACCCTTCTGACCAGTCCTCTTTAAACGAATGGGGAGTTCATCCGCTAACTGTTCAAGTGTGGGAAGCGGAAATGGGGACACCGACAAACCCTTATCCGGTACTTCAATTTCAATGGTGGTTAGAGAATCAATTAACAGATCCTAGCTTAAGTCATTTAAACTTAGGAGAGCATACAACAAACCAAACATTAGGAGAAAATTCATTAACTTCTCCGCAAGTAACAGATGGTAGAAGTTCCCCGCTAGATTCTTTAACAGGATATGACCCTTATGGGCAACAGTTTACTACTTATGATGGACTAAAGTTTACGTTAAATGATACAGCATTAGGGCTAGTCTCCTTTACGACGGGTATGTTAGAAGCTGAAATGAACGGTGTATCGCCTGGAAGAGGATTTGTTACTTCAGGAGGACTTCATAGTATATTAGTTAATTCCGTCAAAACAGTAGGTTCTGGTACAGGTAATCCTTGGGTACAAGGCACTGGAGATGTGCTAGATGGAGCGTTAAAGACTGCTCAATCTGTTGAAGGATTAAATAACGTTAGAACAGCACTTTCCGTCATTAACCAATCATGGCAAGGTTCAGCTAGTTTAGGTGATTCGAAGTTTAAAACGTTGTTTAGCAATACTTCAGGTGGAGCTGTTAGTACCTTATCCAAGTTTAATATCGCAACAGGTGTAATTGGAGCTGGTTTCTCTGGGTATGAATCATATCAAAACATAAAAGCATGGAATAATGAAACGGATTTCACAAAGAAAACAGATTTGGCTGGAAAAAGTGCAACAAGTATCGGTAATACGCTACTTTCCGGTGGTGCGGCCCTAGCATCCGTCCCTATCCCGGGTCTACAAGTAGTTGGAGGGGCACTCATTGTAACTGGTGGAGCATTAGCGATCGGAGGAATGGCACTTCAATGGGCGAATAAAACAGAAACGGGAAGAAAGATTATTGCAGGTACAGTGAATACGGCAAAGAAAATTGGTAGAGGGATAAAGAAGCTGTTTGGAAAGTAAAGTCACATTAAAAAGAGGTACGAATTAATGAAGGTTGATTTTAGTAAGTTTGATAAAAGGTTATTCGAAAAATATATGCATCGTAACGAAACAGTAGACTTTTATCATTACGGTTACAAATTTCATCATGATGACAGTACTATTTATTATTTAGCATTATTGAAAGAAAAAAAAGTAACACAAGGTGGATTAGTATTTACGCATAATAGCGAAGTGGTTCAGGACCGAGAGTTAGCGATTGAAGTTGCTAAAGATATGTTGCTCTACAACAAAGCTATTTTAGATGGAAACGATGCAATAACAGATATGAAATCTAGACCTTATCAAAAATTAAAACCACTGATTACCAGTCTACAATGGATTCGTGAGGAAGCGACCGATATAGATGTAAAGCAATCTTTCTCTAATGTAATCCATGCGTTTGAAAAAATTATAGAATCGCGTGACTTTGCCAACTCTATTTATGACGAAATGAAGGTAATTGATGATCATGTGAATAAAAAGACTGGTTTTGTAACAAATGAAATGGTTAACGAAATGAGAAGTTTAGTATTAAAGTTTAATCAAAAGATGTACGATGAAGCAAAAACACAGCTTCAATTTTGGGATGATCATGAAGTTGTTTTACGTGAAATAGATAAAAGGAAATTTCCAATGTCAAAATGGCTGGAAATTAGAAATTTAAAAAAGCAGCTCGCGTTGAAGCATACTGGTAGAGGCAAACAAATGTTGTTAGAAAGTTTAGAAGTGATGGAAAAGAACTATGACAATAACGTAATAACAGAAACACGTGGTACGTTAACCTTAGAGGAATACACGGCATTAATTCAAGAAAATGAAAGATTAGATATGGAAGAGAACGGAATAACGAAGGTTAGAAACTAAGTCTTCCAAACTATTATAGTCATTAGCTAGCTTGTTGAGAACGTTCTATGTACTTTTCTCTACAAGCTTTTTTTAGGGATATATTGTATGGGGATGGAGGAAGATATATGAGAAAAATAAGTATATTATTCCTTGCGATGTTTTTCGTTGCTTGGAATGCTTTTTTACCTGTTGCTAACGCGTGGAATCCAGGAGTATGGAAACCTGCTGAATGGAAATTAGAAGACCTTCAACAGCATGAATGGAAAGTAGACCCGCTAGAAATCCAAGAGTGGTTGCCAGAAAATTTAACGGAGCAAACAATAGTTTTATATGAGCTAACCCAATATGAGTGGTTTACGCAAAGCCCGGAATTAATGCAATGGGTGATGGAAGATCTCGAAAATCGGGAATGGATCATAGAAAACTATGATGTTGTACTAGATGAATTATCGCAATTGTCAGATTGGACTGTAGATGAAATAACAGTGATGGAGTGGCAACT from Sutcliffiella cohnii encodes:
- a CDS encoding vWA domain-containing protein, whose product is MKYLSIILLAVFIIVGCSNEQAETNDNDTPIQEEPIKEVVQDSIEEDQEVEETVDENEESQITWEEIRATPAFPSSIEDLVHYPVGLFPSTAEDFDLEGLKEHVLQMPKLEENATEKDLYDFAKYIYSLLQGSKEDPRPIVQSIAMLNSDNPDKIASPDIQKEQYNVLIALDASGSMGHYLGNETRMEIAKAAIKEFAASLPEDANVGLRVYGHEGTGSNSDKELSCSANELLYGFTPYNESELNSVLDPIHPAGWTPLANALELAGKDLEAFAEENSRNIIYFVSDGIETCGGDAVKVGEQLKNLNVETVVNIIGFAVEKDESASLKTVADAAGGTYSDARNQQQLKSEFDRALREAYEWQSWKVKSQGETLYEKNRNDIDIRSWRNRLYLTTPGTVNRFNESLWHLKNHSYISEEQRIRLDEIIKDVIANEVTMMDEYMEFLLSVNEEDFAQKWEEIENIYNSNTN
- a CDS encoding TadE/TadG family type IV pilus assembly protein; translation: MSFIKKISKKEDGSATIEFLAIVPLMLLIMMIFWQMLVSGYGVIVAQSAANEAAKAYALSGNEVDAKDAAKQILGTSGNVKYVSASIPSHGASKNFTVTVDTKIDLVFIPKKIMNPPPSITFSRSVKGRVLD
- a CDS encoding pilus assembly protein TadG-related protein, whose amino-acid sequence is MKKILKEERGNTMLLTLGMVFVMALMLVVILNFANVFVVKEVASSNAEQASLVGASLVVEKLKEEIENYEDSLLGLIEEVVDETITEKIENRKNEIKYETNWLAHELELKAMNDVLEKELRDGNIVLRGYIITALNRATNEIPHLVQSNIVANKGEVGGTRIRFNSDYRLEVETYVEFSMIKMENFVSDDKQKVKQSGESPSFSFLKELPFYSWSYTFP